A single genomic interval of Nerophis ophidion isolate RoL-2023_Sa linkage group LG11, RoL_Noph_v1.0, whole genome shotgun sequence harbors:
- the LOC133562243 gene encoding exostosin-1a-like, with the protein MQAKKRYLILFSAGVCLVLLFCLGGIQIPLSGRALSRRDERSLHPGARWRRSPGTLQPFLGWEQDPNDNVNDHVSPGQNKDADSGRRCRMETCFDFSLCERNGFRVFIYPKQKGEKMSDSYQNILSSIESSRFFTADPDRACLFVLGLDTLDRDQLSPQYVHNLKSKIQNLPLWNDGKNHIIFNLYSGTWPDYSEDLGFDIGLAMLAKASISTENFRPNFDVSIPLFSKDHPRTGGERGYLKHNTIPPYRKYMLVFKGKRYLTGIGSDTRNALYHVHNAEDVVLLTTCKHGKDWQKHKDARCDKDNAEYEKYDYREMLYNSTFCLVPRGRRLGSFRFLEALQAACVPVMLSNGWELPFSEIIDWNTAAVIGDERLLLQIPSTVRSIHQDNILSLRQQTQFLWEAYFNSVEKIVLTTLEIIHDRVLQQTSRSNLMWNSLPGGLFALPQYSTYLGDFPFYYAKLGIKPYPKFTAVIHVVTPLVSQSQPVMKLLVAVAKSQYCAQVIVVWNCDRSLPTKHRWPVTSVPVLVIEGESKVISSRFLPYDTIPTDAVLSLDEDTVLSTTEVEFAFTVWRSFPDRIVGYPARSHFWDSHKERWGYTSKWTNDYSMVLTGAAIYHKYYHYLYTTYLPTSLKTMVDQMSNCEDILMNFLVSSVSKLPPIKVTQKKQYKETMMAQSSRASRWADPDHFAQRQTCMNKFANWFGTMPLVHSQMRLDPVLFKDQVSILRKKYRDIERL; encoded by the exons ATGCAGGCCAAAAAACGCTACCTAATCTTGTTCTCCGCCGGCGTGTGTCTCGTTCTGCTCTTTTGTTTGGGGGGGATTCAAATTCCGCTGTCCGGACGCGCTCTAAGCCGGCGTGATGAGCGGAGTCTTCACCCGGGGGCGCGGTGGCGTCGCTCCCCCGGGACCCTGCAACCTTTCCTAGGCTGGGAGCAGGACCCCAACGACAATGTTAATGATCACGTATCTCCAGGACAAAATAAAGATGCAGACTCCGGAAGGCGGTGTAGAATGGAGACGTGTTTTGACTTCTCTCTTTGTGAGAGAAATGGCTTTAGAGTTTTCATCTATCCCAAACAGAAAGGAGAGAAGATGTCTGACAGTTATCAGAACATTTTGTCATCCATTGAAAGCTCAAGGTTCTTTACCGCAGACCCAGACCGGGCTTGTCTGTTTGTCCTGGGGTTGGACACCTTGGACCGGGACCAGCTTTCACCGCAGTACGTGCACAATCTAAAGTCCAAAATCCAGAATCTTCCCCTTTGGAATGATGGCAAAAACCACATTATTTTCAACTTGTACTCTGGCACCTGGCCCGACTACTCGGAAGACCTGGGCTTCGACATTGGCCTCGCCATGTTGGCGAAGGCCAGCATCAGCACAGAAAACTTTCGGCCCAACTTTGACGTCTCCATCCCCCTTTTCTCTAAAGACCACCCCAGGACAGGAGGGGAAAGGGGTTACCTTAAACACAACACAATCCCTCCTTATAGGAAGTACATGCTTGTGTTCAAGGGGAAGAGATATTTAACTGGAATAGGTTCTGACACAAGGAACGCCTTATACCATGTGCACAATGCAGAGGATGTGGTTCTGCTCACAACCTGCAAGCATGGGAAGGACTGGCAGAAGCACAAAGATGCACGCTGTGACAAAGACAATGCTGAATATGAAAA GTATGACTATAGAGAGATGCTGTACAACTCCACGTTCTGTCTCGTTCCTCGAGGACGTCGGCTGGGTTCCTTCCGCTTCTTAGAGGCATTGCAG GCAGCTTGTGTGCCAGTGATGCTAAGTAATGGCTGGGAGCTGCCCTTCTCTGAAATCATTGACTGGAACACCGCAGCTGTGATTGGTGATGAAAGGCTGCTTCTTCAG ATTCCATCAACAGTTCGCTCCATCCACCAGGATAACATTCTATCCTTAAGACAGCAAACCCAATTCCTGTGGGAGGCCTACTTCAACTCTGTAGAGAAAATAGTTCTGACCACATTGGAG ATTATCCACGACCGGGTGTTGCAGCAGACCTCGAGGAGTAACTTAATGTGGAACAGTCTGCCTGGTGGTCTTTTCGCCTTGCCTCAATACTCTACATACCTGGGAGACTTCCCCTTCTACTACGCTAAGCTTG GTATCAAGCCATACCCAAAGTTTACAGCAGTCATTCACGTGGTGACACCACTGGTCTCGCAGTCCCAGCCGGTCATGAAGCTGCTAGTGGCTGTCGCCAAATCACAGTACTGTGCACAG gtcaTAGTTGTGTGGAATTGTGACAGATCTCTTCCCACCAAGCACCGCTGGCCTGTCACTTCAGTTCCTGTCCTTGTAATAGAAGGGGAAAGCAAG GTCATAAGCAGTCGCTTTCTGCCCTATGACACCATCCCTACTGACGCTGTGCTAAGTCTGGATGAGGACACTGTGCTGTCCACCACAGAG GTGGAGTTTGCCTTTACAGTGTGGCGGAGCTTCCCAGATCGTATTGTAGGTTACCCAGCCCGCAGCCACTTCTGGGATAGCCACAAGGAGCGTTGGGGTTACACTTCCAAATGGACCAATGACTACTCCATGGTGCTGACTGGTGCTGCCATCTACCACAA ATACTACCACTACCTGTACACTACATACCTTCCCACCAGTCTGAAGACCATGGTGGACCAGATGTCTAACTGTGAGGACATTTTGATGAATTTCCTTGTCTCTTCTGTCTCGAAGTTGCCCCCCATCAAGGTTACCCAGAAGAAACAATACAAGGAGACTATGATGGCCCAG AGCTCCCGGGCCTCTCGCTGGGCTGACCCTGACCATTTTGCTCAGCGTCAGACCTGCATGAACAAGTTTGCCAACTGGTTTGGCACAATGCCACTGGTTCATTCTCAGATGAGGCTGGACCCAGTCCTCTTTAAAGATCAGGTGTCCATACTGAGGAAAAAGTACAGGGACATTGAAAGGCTATAA